The following are encoded together in the Neomonachus schauinslandi chromosome X, ASM220157v2, whole genome shotgun sequence genome:
- the LOC110582589 gene encoding germ cell-less protein-like 1, translated as MGPLSSRILQRRESGTVNSQPPAAQAGPSYISGSHKRKQSNGLSLSPESEISQRSLDQEEDLQHVVSTSQCKKVKIASEYAYQTLFLRGETSDVKVRALEKVWCLHKMFLCQSSYFATMFRGSWEESHKDIIDLEINDQNIDVDSLHFVLGSLYRDKYILMDPLQIPRILATACLFQVEELIQQCDETMKRTINAKTVCGYYAAAETYGLDSVKTGCFEWLLHNLMTHPSVELYKELSIDLMNLLISSSNLLVMQKEIDVYTTLKEWMFLRLNPAWKGSMKQLLVNANDWFSRHKECVGNISFLETKQGIPFQPVFKNLRFQHIISDLASTRVIEQDTLIPSKWLSSVYKHQWFTLLRAQQYREIGPQNINETELEEHSMRCGKRIVKDGKYSWKWSGYNFGFPLHVIFTSHYIIFKQNTFSQPCDSSISLQPLRNIAFRLTLVYFDSGGKLSFSKTTGYKILTFEKDEEQVVMKLDSTVLSFPLYIFCNFLFISLENPGN; from the coding sequence ATGGGGCCCCTGAGCAGTCGGATACTGCAACGCAGGGAATCAGGCACAGTTAATTCGCAGCCGCCAGCAGCCCAGGCGGGCCCCAGTTATATATCTGGCAGCCATAAACGCAAGCAGAGCAATGGGCTCAGCTTGAGCCCGGAATCTGAGATCAGCCAAAGGTCTTTAGACCAGGAAGAGGATCTACAGCATGTAGTCAGCACAAGCCAGTGTAAAAAAGTTAAGATTGCATCTGAGTATGCTTACCAAACTTTATTTTTGCGTGGGGAAACAAGTGATGTTAAAGTTCGTGCCCTTGAGAAAGTATGGTGTTTacacaaaatgtttttatgtCAGTCAAGCTACTTTGCTACTATGTTTAGAGGTTCTTGGGAAGAATCGCATAAAGATATTATTGACCTGGAGATTAATGACCAGAATATAGATGTAGATTCCCTGCACTTTGTACTAGGCTCATTGTATAGGGATAAATACATCTTAATGGATCCCCTTCAAATTCCACGAATTTTGGCAACAGCATGCCTGTTTCAAGTAGAAGAATTAATTCAGCAGTGTGATGAAACCATGAAGAGAACAATTAATGCAAAAACTGTATGTGGCTATTATGCAGCAGCAGAGACCTACGGGTTAGATTCTGTAAAGACAGGGTGCTTTGAATGGCTTCTCCACAATTTGATGACACATCCAAGTGTTGAACTTTACAAAGAACTCAGTATAGATCTCATGaatcttctcatttcttcttctaattTATTAGTAATGCAGAAGGAAATAGATGTATATACCACACTTAAAGAGTGGATGTTCCTTCGCCTTAATCCAGCTTGGAAAGGCTCAATGAAACAGCTTTTAGTTAATGCAAACGACTGGTTTTCTAGGCACAAGGAATGTGTTGGtaacatttcctttcttgaaaCCAAACAAGGCATACCTTTCCAACCAGTGTTTAAAAACTTAAGATTTCAGCATATCATCTCTGACCTGGCCTCCACAAGAGTTATTGAACAAGACACTCTGATACCTTCAAAGTGGTTATCATCTGTTTATAAACATCAATGGTTTACCCTGCTTAGAGCACAACAATATAGGGAAATTGGGCCTCAAAACATCAATGAAACAGAACTTGAAGAACATAGCATGAGATGCGGTAAGAGGATTGTCAAAGATGGAAAATACTCCTGGAAGTGGTCAGGTTACAACTTTGGCTTTCCCTTACATGTCATCTTCACCAGCCATTATATAATTTTCAAGCAAAATACTTTCAGTCAGCCATGTGACAGTTCCATTTCTCTACAACCTCTAAGAAATATTGCATTCAGATTAACTTTGGTATATTTTGATTCTGGTGGAAAACTAAGTTTCAGCAAAACAACTGGTTATAAAATACTTACTTTTGAAAAGGATGAGGAGCAAGTGGTCATGAAGTTGGATAGCACCGTTCTGAGCTTCCCTTTGTATATATTCTGTAACTTCTTGTTTATATCATTAGAAAATCCAGGAAATTGA